In one window of Nitrospirota bacterium DNA:
- a CDS encoding acyltransferase has product MKKLFYKILHFIHCKLEKGQNEYLKSKMKCGKNVSIRDRAIIYSPERITVADNVSINSGVIILAQGGVSFGEYTMISPGVTIVSVSHDYSKLGQEAWDGQIKKPVTIGRNVWIAAGAVILPGVTIGDGAVVAAGSIITRDVPPYTVVAGLPARVIKERPVKGGMNI; this is encoded by the coding sequence ATGAAGAAGCTGTTTTATAAGATACTGCATTTCATACACTGCAAGCTTGAGAAAGGACAAAACGAGTATCTAAAGTCCAAGATGAAGTGTGGCAAGAACGTATCCATCAGGGACAGGGCAATTATATACAGCCCCGAAAGAATCACAGTTGCCGATAATGTGAGTATTAACAGCGGGGTTATAATCCTTGCGCAGGGTGGGGTAAGCTTTGGCGAATATACAATGATATCGCCAGGCGTAACAATTGTCAGCGTAAGTCACGATTATTCAAAGCTCGGTCAGGAAGCCTGGGATGGGCAGATAAAAAAACCCGTCACTATAGGAAGGAACGTATGGATAGCAGCTGGTGCTGTCATTCTGCCCGGCGTAACAATAGGCGACGGAGCGGTCGTGGCAGCCGGCAGTATTATAACCAGGGACGTTCCACCGTACACTGTAGTAGCTGGTTTGCCTGCCAGGGTTATAAAAGAGCGGCCTGTTAAAGGAGGAATGAATATTTG